In Ipomoea triloba cultivar NCNSP0323 chromosome 15, ASM357664v1, one genomic interval encodes:
- the LOC116007553 gene encoding phenolic glucoside malonyltransferase 1-like, whose product MATLISHREVAPAGNPAEMSLPLTFFDIPWLFYFRMVRRLLFYRLPISKETFVETTIPNLIASLSLTLKHFIPVAGNLVSPADSSASPELRYVPGDSVSVAFAESAGDFNSLVANHPRDVNEFYPLVARLPGTKRTADNEQIIVPVLAVKVTLFPGFGICIGTTHHHVVGDGNTMNNFTKAWAMISKVGGDGEFIAEKSETESFPFFDRTIVKDPHGARDKMFGETKKKLKVEPSEAEVSTPPIDKVRATFIMRRADIDKIKNLVSARQRSGGVRSLHVSAFTVTCGYVWSGILKAKAVIGERTAEEERTEYFCCVADCRSRLNPPLPASYCGNCVVNCLTKSKHGVLVGSQGFLAAAELIGEAIGKGVNDEERILNGELWFSEFEEAVVGEGVGVAGYPRIDLYGADFGWGKAEKIEYVSIDGGDSLSLCKCRDSEGDMEIGLAMPRARMEAFASIFAHGLSSL is encoded by the exons ATGGCGACTCTTATCAGCCACCGTGAAGTGGCCCCAGCCGGCAACCCCGCCGAGATGTCACTCCCCCTCACCTTCTTCGACATCCCATGGCTCTTCTACTTCCGAATGGTACGTCGCCTTCTCTTCTATAGGCTTCCAATTTCCAAGGAAACTTTCGTTGAGACCACAATCCCAAATCTAATCGCTTCTCTCTCTCTAACCCTCAAACACTTTATTCCGGTGGCCGGAAACCTGGTTTCTCCGGCCGATTCTTCCGCCTCGCCGGAGCTCCGCTACGTCCCCGGAGACTCTGTTTCCGTCGCCTTTGCCGAATCCGCCGGCGATTTTAACTCCCTTGTCGCCAATCATCCCCGTGACGTCAACGAATTTTACCCTCTCGTGGCTAGATTACCGGGAACGAAACGTACGGCGGATAATGAACAGATAATCGTCCCTGTTTTGGCCGTTAAAGTCACGCTTTTTCCGGGGTTTGGGATATGTATTGGCACCACGCATCACCACGTTGTCGGGGATGGGAACACGATGAACAATTTCACTAAGGCGTGGGCGATGATAAGTAAAGTGGGCGGAGATGGAGAGTTCATAGCGGAGAAATCTGAAACGGAATCTTTCCCGTTTTTTGACCGGACGATTGTGAAAGACCCGCACGGGGCACGGGACAAAATGTTCGGAGAAACCAAGAAAAAGTTGAAGGTTGAGCCATCGGAGGCCGAGGTTTCAACCCCTCCAATCGATAAGGTTCGGGCAACATTTATCATGCGGCGGGCCGACATTGATAAGATCAAGAATTTAGTCTCAGCCAGACAAAGATCCGGAGGAGTTcgg AGTCTTCATGTCTCAGCTTTCACCGTAACATGTGGTTATGTGTGGAGTGGCATTCTGAAAGCCAAGGCGGTGATAGGGGAGCGAACCGCGGAGGAGGAAAGAACGGAGTATTTCTGCTGTGTAGCCGATTGTCGGAGTCGCCTGAACCCTCCACTTCCGGCTAGCTACTGTGGCAACTGTGTAGTGAACTGTTTAACGAAATCTAAGCATGGGGTCCTGGTCGGAAGCCAAGGGTTTTTAGCTGCGGCGGAGTTGATCGGAGAGGCAATTGGGAAAGGGGTGAATGATGAGGAGAGGATTTTGAATGGGGAATTGTGGTTTTCGGAGTTTGAAGAAGCGGTTGTGGGGGAGGGAGTTGGAGTTGCTGGGTATCCAAGAATAGACTTGTATGGGGCAGATTTTGGGTGGGGAAAGGCGGAGAAGATAGAGTATGTGTCCATTGATGGAGGGGATTCTCTGTCCCTTTGCAAGTGTAGGGATTCTGAAGGTGATATGGAGATTGGGTTGGCCATGCCTAGAGCAAGAATGGAAGCTTTTGCCTCCATCTTTGCTCATGGCCTTAGTAGCTTATAG
- the LOC116005907 gene encoding phenolic glucoside malonyltransferase 1-like produces MASFANAWAMISKLGGDGEFIAEKKFVPFCDRTIVKDPYRTGDLMFGEIKKEIKVVPSEVEISTPRINKVRATYIMRRRDIENLKNLFIARRGIDYYVSGFTVTCAYIWTCWLRAEAAEEERTEYFSCIADCRSRLNPPLPASFFGNCVVGCRFAKSRNGVLVGGEGFVIAAELIGEAIRESVNDEEWILREEFWLSEFKEADPRRVVAVAGYPRMDLYGADFGWGKAEKVEFVSIDGGNSMSLCRCRDSEGDIEVGLAMPRAQMEAFAAIFADGLRSL; encoded by the coding sequence ATGGCTAGCTTCGCTAACGCGTGGGCTATGATTAGTAAATTGGGCGGAGATGGGGAATTTATAGCGGAGAAAAAATTTGTCCCTTTTTGTGACCGGACAATAGTCAAAGACCCATATAGGACAGGGGATTTAATGTTCGGAGAAATTAAGAAAGAGATTAAGGTTGTGCCGTCGGAGGTTGAAATTTCAACCCCGAGAATCAATAAAGTTCGGGCTACGTATATAATGCGCCGGAGAGATATTGAAAATCTCAAGAATTTGTTCATAGCCCGGAGAGGTATTGATTACTACGTTTCAGGTTTCACGGTGACATGTGCTTATATATGGACTTGCTGGTTGAGAGCCGAGGCGGCGGAGGAGGAAAGAACGGAGTATTTCAGCTGCATAGCGGATTGCCGGAGCCGGCTGAACCCGCCGCTTCCGGCGAGCTTCTTCGGGAACTGTGTGGTGGGGTGCCGATTCGCGAAATCAAGAAACGGGGTGTTAGTTGGGGGCGAAGGGTTTGTAATTGCGGCGGAATTGATCGGAGAAGCGATTCGGGAAAGCGTGAATGATGAGGAGTGGATATTGAGGGAGGAGTTCTGGTTATCGGAGTTTAAAGAAGCAGATCCGCGGCGGGTAGTTGCGGTGGCCGGATATCCAAGAATGGACTTGTATGGTGCGGATTTCGGGTGGGGAAAGGCGGAGAAGGTGGAATTTGTGTCTATAGATGGTGGAAATTCAATGTCTCTTTGTAGGTGTAGGGATTCAGAAGGTGATATTGAGGTTGGGTTGGCAATGCCCAGAGCTCAAATGGAAGCTTTTGCTGCCATCTTTGCTGATGGACTTAGAAGCTTATAG